The following proteins come from a genomic window of Galactobacillus timonensis:
- a CDS encoding type III pantothenate kinase: MLLTIDVGNTHIKMQMMEGIETKAVFRLTTRTPRTSDEYITQFRSFLDLYDLSRASVDDVIISSVVPKIMYSLNSAVLKFFGYEPLIVGPGIRSGIEIRTENAKEVGADRIVDAAAAYYTYHRSCIVVDFGTATTFDYVSRDGVFSYTVIAPGVGICANALTTQTAKLPDIEIQKPASVLGHNTVTGMQAGVVYGYIGAVEYILKQMKKELKDPDAYVVATGGIGRVISAATDEIDAYDPNVAGIGMAIIYDFNKDKRKKVKA, translated from the coding sequence ATGTTATTGACGATCGATGTAGGCAATACACATATCAAGATGCAGATGATGGAGGGGATCGAGACAAAGGCGGTCTTCCGTCTGACGACGCGGACGCCGCGTACCAGCGATGAGTACATTACGCAGTTCCGCTCTTTTCTGGATCTGTATGATCTTTCCAGGGCATCGGTGGATGATGTGATCATTTCGTCCGTTGTTCCCAAGATCATGTATTCACTGAATTCGGCGGTTCTGAAGTTCTTCGGCTATGAACCTTTGATTGTGGGTCCTGGCATCCGCAGCGGCATCGAAATACGTACGGAAAATGCCAAGGAAGTCGGAGCGGACCGGATCGTGGATGCGGCAGCGGCGTATTATACCTATCATCGGTCGTGCATCGTGGTGGACTTCGGTACGGCGACGACATTTGACTATGTTTCCAGGGACGGCGTCTTTTCCTATACCGTCATTGCCCCGGGGGTCGGAATCTGTGCCAATGCGCTGACAACGCAGACGGCAAAGCTGCCGGATATCGAGATCCAGAAGCCGGCCAGTGTGCTGGGACACAATACGGTCACCGGCATGCAGGCGGGTGTTGTCTACGGGTATATCGGTGCCGTCGAGTACATCCTGAAGCAGATGAAGAAGGAGCTGAAGGATCCGGATGCCTATGTCGTGGCAACCGGCGGGATCGGCCGCGTAATTTCGGCGGCGACGGATGAGATTGATGCCTATGATCCCAATGTGGCAGGCATCGGCATGGCCATCATCTACGA